A genomic stretch from Falco cherrug isolate bFalChe1 chromosome 3, bFalChe1.pri, whole genome shotgun sequence includes:
- the LOC102059877 gene encoding cytochrome c oxidase subunit 6C gives MSSALLPKPQMRRLLARRMKFHLFGAFFVSVGCAALYKFGVAEPRKRAYAEFYKNYDPMKDFEAMRAAGVFESAPPK, from the exons ATGTCGTCTGCATTGTTGCCTAAGCCACAAATGCGTCGCCTGTTGGCCAGGCGGATGAAGTTTCACCTGTTTGGGGCATTCTTTGTGTCTGTGGGATGTGCAGCTTTATACAAG TTTGGAGTTGCTGAACCCCGAAAGCGAGCTTATGCGGAGTTCTATAAAAACTATGACCCCATGAAGGACTTTGAAGCCATGAGAGCAGCTGGTGTGTTTGAGTCTGCACCACCCAAATGA